The nucleotide sequence CAGTACAGGACGAAGTCCCGTTGCCTGCCGGGTAAAGGCGCCGCCACGCGGTCGATCCAGGTCTGCAGCCGCACGGGCCGCGCCGTCCCCCGGCCCACCCAGGCCCCACCGGGCTGCGGGTATCCCTCCACACCCTCCGCCCCCCGCCGCGCCTGACGGTTTCCGTGGGGCCTCTTCCGTAGCGGCAGCGCCGCCTCCTGCACGAATCCCCACACTCGAGGCCCGCGAGGGAGAAGGGCGGGTCTCTTTCACCTCACACGCAGTGGAGCATCGCTATGCGCCGGATGATCCGGCGGGCCGTTCAATCGCCTTCATCGCGCCGTCCATCCCAGATCCAGCGTGTAAGCCGCTCCGGTGATCCCGCCGGCCTGTTCGGAGGCCAGAAAAGATGCGAGGCTTGCCACCTCGTCTGGTTCGATCAGGCGCTTGATGGGAGCAGGCTCGAGCATCACCCTTTCGACGACTTCTTGCTCGGGGATGCCGAGCGAGCGCGCCTGGGCCGCTATCTGCCCCTCCACGAGCGGCGTTCGCACGTAGGCCGGGCAAATGGCGTTGACGGTGACCCCGTATGGTGCCGCCTCTACCGCTGCCGCCCGGGTCAACCCGAGCAGGCCGTGCTTGGCGCTGATGTATCCCGCCTTGAACGGGCTCGCCACCAGGGCATGAATCGAGGCGATGTTGACGATCCGGCCCCACCGGCGCCCTTTCATGCCGGGGAGCAGGTACTTGATCAATTGGAACGGCGCCGTGAGCATAACCTGGAGCATGCGCTGCCAGGTCTCCTCGGGGAACTCTTCGACCGGCGCCACGTGCTGGAAGCCCGCGTTGTTGACGAGGATGTCCACCCTTCCTGCCTGCTCGATGGCCCGGCGCGCCAGTTCTCGCACCGCCTCCGGACGTGCAAGATCTGCCTGTAGGAAGCGGCCCCCTATTTGCGCGGCTACTTCCTGACCGCTTTCTGCGACGTCATGGACCAGCACCTGCACCCCGTCGCGGGCCAATGCCCTGGCAATCGCCTGTCCGATGCCGCTGGCCGCTCCTGTGACGAGGGCGGTTCTTCCTTCAAGAGCCCCCATGTTCAACCCCTTTGCTCCCCGCTATTCGCCCTGCTCCCGGCGCCCGACCCCGGTGAGGGCTTCCGTGCGTGACGCGTCCCGTCGAAGCTCCTCTGCGTTCCCCTCGTGGACCACCCGGCCGTCGTCCAGCACGTAGACGCGATCGGCCAGTTGCAAACCCCAGCGGGCGTTTTGTTCCGAGAAGAGGATGGAGACCCCGCTCCGCCGCAAGCTGTCCAGCGTCTCCATCACCAGACGCAGCACGAGCGGCGCCAGCCCCTGCGACGGCTCGTCGAGCACGATGAGCCGCGGATGGAGCGCCAGCGCTCGCCCGATCGCCAGCATCTCCTGCTCCCCGCCCGAGAGCTGGCGGCCCTTGTATTTGCGGCGTTCCTCGAGCCGGGGAAAGAGCCGGTAGATCCGCTCGACGCTCCAGGCCCTGCGGGCCTTTCCGGCGGCGACCATGAGGTTTTCCTCTACCGTCAGGTGGGGAAAGATGCGCCGGCCTTCCGGCACGTACCCGACGCCCAACGAAGCGATCGCATGCGGCGCCAGGCGGGTCACGTCACGCCCGAACAGGGTAATCCGGCCCATCCGCGGCGGGGTCAGGCCCAGGATGCTGCGGATGGTCGTCGTCTTGCCGACCGGCTGCCATCTCCGGCGAAACGCCGTCCAGAACGGTGGGGCCCAGGAAAAAGCCGGGCCGCTCCACTTCGGCCCGCCCGTCGACGACCACGCGAGCTCCCTCCTGTTCGCTCCGCCGGATGTAGCCCAGCACCCGCTCCCGGTGGTCGGCCCGGATGAGGGGGCCCACCTGGACTCCGGGGCTGTCACCCGGGCCGACCCGCAGGCGCCGCGTCTGCTCTTCGAGGCGTTCGAGGAGGCGCTCCCGGACGTCCCCGACCGCCACGGCGACGCTCCCGGCCAGGCACCTTTCCCCGGCATTGCCGAAGGCGGAGTTGAGGATGGCTTCCACGGCCAGGTCGAGATCGGCGTCGGGCAGGACAATCATGTGGTTCTTGGCGCCGCCCGCGGCCTGCACCCGCTTGCCGTGGCGGGCAGCCTGTTCGTAGACGTACCGGGCGACCGGCTCCGAGCCCACGAAGGAGATGGCCCGCACCGCGGGATGCTCGAGCAGGGCGTCAACCGCCTCCCGGGCGCCGTGAACGACATTGAGGACGCCCGGAGGAAAACC is from Limnochorda sp. L945t and encodes:
- a CDS encoding 3-hydroxybutyrate dehydrogenase, whose protein sequence is MGALEGRTALVTGAASGIGQAIARALARDGVQVLVHDVAESGQEVAAQIGGRFLQADLARPEAVRELARRAIEQAGRVDILVNNAGFQHVAPVEEFPEETWQRMLQVMLTAPFQLIKYLLPGMKGRRWGRIVNIASIHALVASPFKAGYISAKHGLLGLTRAAAVEAAPYGVTVNAICPAYVRTPLVEGQIAAQARSLGIPEQEVVERVMLEPAPIKRLIEPDEVASLASFLASEQAGGITGAAYTLDLGWTAR
- a CDS encoding ABC transporter ATP-binding protein; the encoded protein is MGRITLFGRDVTRLAPHAIASLGVGYVPEGRRIFPHLTVEENLMVAAGKARRAWSVERIYRLFPRLEERRKYKGRQLSGGEQEMLAIGRALALHPRLIVLDEPSQGLAPLVLRLVMETLDSLRRSGVSILFSEQNARWGLQLADRVYVLDDGRVVHEGNAEELRRDASRTEALTGVGRREQGE
- the mmsA gene encoding CoA-acylating methylmalonate-semialdehyde dehydrogenase → MVAQLIGGTWSRPRRPVLPVFNPATGEVIDEVPLSGPEEVGAACRAADEAFGHWSRTPVMERVRLMFRFKQLLEEHFEDLARIVTRHHGKTLDEARGEVRRGIEVVDFACGAPTLLQGRTLREVSRGVDQDYYRYPVGVVAGITPFNFPVMIPLWMFPLAVVAGNTFVLKPSERTPLGAVRLAELFLEAGFPPGVLNVVHGAREAVDALLEHPAVRAISFVGSEPVARYVYEQAARHGKRVQAAGGAKNHMIVLPDADLDLAVEAILNSAFGNAGERCLAGSVAVAVGDVRERLLERLEEQTRRLRVGPGDSPGVQVGPLIRADHRERVLGYIRRSEQEGARVVVDGRAEVERPGFFLGPTVLDGVSPEMAAGRQDDDHPQHPGPDPAADGPDYPVRA